A section of the Phycodurus eques isolate BA_2022a chromosome 4, UOR_Pequ_1.1, whole genome shotgun sequence genome encodes:
- the tmem106ba gene encoding transmembrane protein 106Ba yields the protein MGKSQSLLAKHKDDSQEVLTQNKDECGETPAQEEAKNGDVSQFPYVEFTGRDSVTCPTCQGTGRIPRGQENQLVALIPYSDQRLRPSRTKLYVTISVCVCLLLSSLAVFFLFPRTIDVYYVGVKSAYVAYDHEKQIIYLNITNTLNITNNNYYAISVTNITAQVEFAKTVIGKAKFNSNSTVIVPLDQRQIDYTVPTVIADELNDMFDYCTLQSIRVHNMVVMMQVTVTTSYFGHTEQVSQEMYQYVDCGGNTTSLHGHVQVL from the exons ATGGGGAAGTCCCAGTCACTGCTGGCCAAGCACAAAGACGACAGTCAAGAGGTGCTGACGCAAAATAAGGACGAGTGCGGAGAGACGCCAGCGCAGGAGGAAGCCAAAAACGGCGACGTGTCGCAGTTTCCTTATGTGGAGTTCACCGGTCGGGACAGCGTGACCTGTCCCACGTGTCAGGGCACAGGTCGCATCCCccgag GTCAGGAGAATCAGCTGGTGGCTCTGATTCCCTACAGCGACCAAAGGCTGAGGCCGAGCAGGAC GAAGCTTTACGTGACCATATCGGTGTGCGTGTGCCTACTATTGTCCAGCCTGGCCGTCTTCTTCCTGTTCCCCCGTACCATCGATGTCTACTACGTGGGCGTGAAGTCGGCCTATGTGGCCTACGACCACGAGAAGCAAATCATCTATCTCAATATTACC AATACTCTGAACATCACAAATAACAACTACTACGCCATATCAGTCACCAACATCACCGCCCAGGTGGAGTTCGCCAAGACTGTGATCGGCAAGGCCAAGTTCAACAGCAACAGCACTGTCATCGTACCTCTGGACCAGCGACAG aTTGACTACACAGTCCCCACTGTCATTGCAGATGAATTAAACGATATGTT TGACTACTGCACGCTGCAGTCCATCAGAGTGCACAACATGGTAGTCATGATGCA GGTGACTGTGACCACGTCGTACTTTGGCCACACCGAGCAGGTGTCCCAGGAGATGTACCAATATGTGGACTGCGGGGGAAACACCACGTCCTTGCACGGTCACGTGCAGGTCTTGTAA
- the seraf gene encoding von Willebrand factor D and EGF domain-containing protein → MGFFGGSGPAALLLAVWLCGLCCGRCWARSDAPRGVALGFVFDPKATCEPPCQHAGVCIRNDTCLCGRGYEGENCQYANCYPKCKNGGVCLRPGKCRCPAGFGGRYCHKVTCDGGCWNGGECNAVNGVAKCICPSSWTGSKCQEAICPQGCRNGGFCVAPGICSCPDGWLGGACHIAECTLPCLNGGKCISPNTCRCRPSFLGTRCEERKRRH, encoded by the exons ATGGGCTTCTTCGGGGGATCCGGCCCGGCGGCTCTGTTGCTGGCTGTGTGGCTATGCGGGCTGTGTTGCGGCCGCTGCTGGGCACGCTCGGACGCTCCTCGCGGGGTGGCGCTGGGCTTCGTTTTTGACCCGAAAGCGACGTGCGAGCCGCCTTGCCAACACGCCGGAGTGTGCATCCGCAACGACACTTGTCTGTGCGGCCGCGGTTACGAGGGAGAAAACTGCCAGTATG CCAACTGCTATCCCAAATGTAAGAACGGAGGCGTTTGTCTTCGTCCCGGAAAATGCAGATGTCCGGCTGGGTTTGGAGGGAGATATTGTCACAAAG TGACGTGCGACGGCGGCTGCTGGAATGGAGGCGAATGCAACGCTGTCAACGGAGTGGCCAAGTGCATCTGTCCCTCCAGCTGGACGGGCTCCAAATGCCAAGAGg CCATTTGCCCCCAAGGTTGCAGAAACGGGGGCTTCTGCGTGGCCCCTGGAATCTGCAGCTGTCCTGACGGCTGGCTGGGAGGCGCCTGCCACATTG CCGAGTGCACTCTGCCATGCCTGAACGGAGGAAAATGTATTTCCCCCAACACATGCCGCTGCCGACCCTCCTTCTTGGGCACTCGCTGTGAGGAAAGGAAGCGGCGCCATTAG